From Symphalangus syndactylus isolate Jambi chromosome 17, NHGRI_mSymSyn1-v2.1_pri, whole genome shotgun sequence, one genomic window encodes:
- the ABCA7 gene encoding phospholipid-transporting ATPase ABCA7 isoform X4, whose protein sequence is MAFWTQLMLLLWKNFMYRRRQPVQLLVELLWPLFLFFILVAVRHSHPPLEHHECHFPNKPLPSAGTVPWLQGLICNVNNTCFPQLTPGEEPGRLSNFNDSLVSRLLADARTVLGGASAHRMLAGLGKLIATLRAARSTAQPQPTKQSPLEPPMLDVAELLTSLLRTESLGLALGQAQEPLHSLLEAAEDLAQELLALHSLMELQALLQRPRGTSGPLELLSEALCSARGPSSTVGPSLNWYEASDLMELVGQEPESALPDSSLSPACSELIGALDSHPLSRLLWRRLKPLILGKLLFAPDTPFTRKLMAQVNRTFEELSLLRDVREVWEMLGPRIFTFMNDSSNVAVLQRLLQMQDEGRRQPRPGGRDHTEALRSFLEPGSGGYSWQDAHADVGRLVGTLGRVTECLSLDKLEAAPSEAALVSRALQLLAEHRFWAGVVFLGPEDSSDPTEHPTADLGPSHVRIKIRMDIDAVTRTNKIRDRFWDPGPAADPLTDLRYVWGGFVYLQDLVERAAVRLLSGANPRAGLYLQQMPYPCYVDDVFLRVLSRSLPLFLTLAWIYSVTLTVKAVVREKETRLRDTMRAMGLSRAVLWLGWFLSCLGPFLLSAALLVLVLKLGDILPYSHPGVVFLFLAAFAVATVTQSFLLSAFFSRANLAAACGGLAYFSLYLPYVLCVAWRDRLPAGGRVAASLLSPVAFGFGCESLALLEEQGEGAQWHNAGTRPTADVFSLAQVSGLLLLDAALYGLATWYLEAVCPGQYGIPEPWNFPFRRSYWCGPRPPKSPAPCPTALDPKVLVEEAPLSLRPGVSVRGLEKCFPGSPQPALRGLSLDFYQGHITAFLGHNGAGKTTTLSILSGLFPPSGGSAFILGHDVRSSMATIRPHLGVCPQYNVLFDMLTVGEHVWFYGRLKGLSATVVGPEQDRLLQDVGLVSKQSVQTRHLSGGMQRKLSVAIAFVGGSQVVILDEPTAGVDPASRRSIWELLLKYREGRTLILSTHHLDEAELLGDRVAVVAGGRLCCCGSPLFLRRHLGSGYYLRLVKARLPLITNEKADTDMEGSVDTGQDKKNGSQGSRVGTPQLLALVQHWVPGARLVEELPHELVLVLPYTGAHDGSFATLFQELDTRLAELRLTGYGISDTSLEEIFLKVVEECAADTNMDDGCCGQHLCTGIAGLDVTLRLKMPPEETALENREPAGSAPETQALQGSGPHAVGRVQGWALTRQQLQALLLKRFLLARRSRRGLFAQIVLPALFVGLALVFSLIVPPFGHYPALRLSPTMYGAQVSFFSEDAPGDPGRTRLLEALLEEAGLEEPTVQHGSNSAPECAQPTVCRFSAPEVPAEVAKVLASSNWTPESPSPACQCSRPGARRLLPDCPAAAGGPPPPQAVTGSGEVIQNLTGRNLSDFLVKTYPRLVRQGLKTKKWVNEVRYGGFSLGGRDPGLPSGQELGHSVEELWALLSPLPGGALDRVLKNLTAWAHSLDAQDSLKIWFNNKGWHSMVAFVNRANNAILRAHLPPGPARHTHSITTLNHPLNLTKEQLSEAALVTTWCQRASWCSSFWPSSRGHMWPLPTCLLSCCCYYCMGLLSLSSYSSDSYCPFSWSITPLMYPASFFFSVPSTAYVVLTCINLFIGINGSMATFVLELFSDQKLQEVSRILKQVFLIFPHFCLGRGLIDMVRNQAMADAFERLGDRQFQSPLRWEVVGKNLLAMVIQGPLFLLFTLLLQHRSQLLPQPKVRSLPLLGEEDEDVARERERVVRGATQGDVLVLRNLTKVYRGQRMPAVDRLCLGIPPGECFGLLGVNGAGKTSTFRMVTGDTLASGGEAVLAGHSVAQEPSAAHLNMGYCPQSDAIFELLTGREHLELFARLRGVPEPQVAQTAGSGLARLGLSWYADRPAGTYSGGNKRKLATAVALVGDPAVVFLDEPTTGMDPSARRFLWNSLLAVVREGRSVMLTSHSMEECEALCSRLAIMVNGRFRCLGSPQHLKDRFAAGHTLTLRVPAARSQPAAAFVAAEFPGAELREAHGGRLRFQLPPGGRCALARVFGELAVHGAEHGVEDFSVSQTMLEEVFLYFSKDQGKDEDTQEQKEAGVGVDPAPGLQHPKRISQFLDDLSTAETVL, encoded by the exons ATGGCCTTCTGGACACAGCTGATGCTGCTGCTCTGGAAGAATTTCATGTATCGCCGGAGACAGCCG GTCCAGCTCCTGGTCGAATTGCTGTGGCCTCTGTTCCTCTTCTTCATCCTGGTGGCTGTTCGCCACTCCCACCCGCCCCTGGAGCACCATGAAT GCCACTTCCCCAACAAGCCACTGCCATCGGCGGGCACCGTGCCCTGGCTCCAGGGTCTCATCTGTAACGTGAACAACACCTGCTTTCCGCAGCTGACACCGGGCGAGGAGCCCGGGCGCCTGAGCAACTTCAACGACTCCCT ggtCTCCCGGCTGCTAGCCGATGCCCGCACTGTGCTGGGAGGGGCCAGTGCCCACAGGATGCTGGCTGGCCTAGGGAAGCTGATCGCCACGCTGAGGGCTGCACGCAGCACGG cccagcctcaACCAACCAAGCAGTCTCCGCTGGAACCACCCATGCTGGATGTCGCGGAGCTGCTGACGTCACTGCTGCGTACG GAATCCCTGGGGTTGGCACTGGGCCAAGCCCAGGAGCCCTTGCACAGCTTGTTGGAGGCAGCTGAGGACCTGGCCCAGGAG CTCCTGGCGCTGCACAGCCTGATGGAGCTTCAGGCACTGCTGCAGAGACCCCGAGGGACCAGTGGCCCCCTGGAGTTGCTGTCAGAGGCTCTCTGCAGTGCCAGGGGACCTAGCAGCACAGTGGGCCCCTCCCTCAACTGGTACGAGGCtagtgacctgatggagctggtGGGGCAGGAGCCAGAATCGGCCCTGCCAGACAGCAGCCTGA GCCCCGCCTGCTCGGAGCTGATTGGAGCCCTGGACAGCCACCCGCTGTCCCGCCTGCTCTGGAGACGCCTGAAGCCTCTGATCCTGGGGAAGCTGCTGTTTGCACCAGATACACCTTTTACCCGGAAGCTCATGGCCCAG GTGAACCGGACCTTCGAGGAGCTCTCCCTGCTGAGGGATGTCCGGGAGGTGTGGGAGATGCTGGGACCCCGGATCTTCACCTTCATGAACGACAGTTCCAATGTGGCCGTGCTGCAG CGGCTCCTGCAAATGCAGGACGAAGGAAGAAGGCAGCCCAGACCTGGAGGCCGGGACCACACGGAAGCCCTGCGATCCTTTCTGGAGCCTGGGAGCGGTGGCTACAGCTGGCAGGACGCACATGCTGATGTGGGGCGCCTGGTGGGCACGCTGGGCCGAGTGACGGAG TGCCTGTCGTTGGACAAGCTGGAGGCGGCACCCTCAGAGGCAGCCCTGGTGTCGCGGGCCCTGCAGCTGCTCGCGGAACATCGATTCTGGGCCGGCGTCGTCTTCTTGGGACCTGAGGACTCTTCGGACCCCACAGAGCACCCAACCGCAGACCTGGGCCCCAGCCACGTGCGCATCAAAATCCGCATGGACATTGATGCGGTCACGAGGACCAATAAGATCAGGGACAG GTTTTGGGACCCTGGCCCAGCCGCGGACCCTCTGACCGACCTGCGCTACGTGTGGGGCGGCTTCGTGTACCTGCAAGACCTGGTGGAGCGCGCAGCCGTCCGCCTGCTCAGCGGCGCCAACCCCCGGGCCGGCCTCTACCTGCAGCAGATGCCCTATCCGTGCTATGTGGACGACGT GTTCCTGCGTGTGCTGAGCCGGTCGCTGCCGCTCTTCCTGACGCTGGCCTGGATCTACTCCGTGACACTGACGGTGAAGGCCGTGGTGCGGGAGAAGGAGACACGGCTGCGGGACACCATGCGCGCCATGGGGCTCAGCCGCGCGGTGCTCTGGCTAGGCTGGTTCCTCAGCTGCCTCGGGCCCTTCCTGCTCAGCGCCGCGCTGCTGGTTCTGGTGCTCAAG CTGGGGGACATCCTCCCCTACAGCCACCCGGGCGTGGTCTTCCTGTTCTTGGCAGCCTTCGCAGTGGCCACGGTGACCCAGAGCTTCCTGCTCAGCGCCTTCTTCTCCCGCGCCAACCTGGCTGCGGCCTGCGGCGGCCTGGCCTACTTCTCCCTCTACCTGCCCTACGTACTGTGTGTGGCTTGGCGGGACCGGCTGCCCGCGGGTGGCCGCGTGGCCGCG AGCCTGCTGTCGCCCGTGGCCTTCGGCTTCGGCTGCGAGAGcctggctctgctggaggagcaggGCGAGGGCGCGCAGTGGCACAATGCGGGCACCCGGCCCACAGCAGACGTCTTCAGCCTGGCCCAGGTCTCTGGCCTTCTGCTGCTGGACGCGGCGCTCTACGGCCTCGCCACCTGGTACCTGGAAGCTGTGTGCCCAG GCCAGTATGGGATCCCTGAACCATGGAATTTTCCCTTTCGGAGGAGCTACTGGTGTGGACCTCGGCCCCCCAAGAGTCCAGCCCCTTGTCCCACCGCACTGGACCCAAAGG TGCTGGTGGAAGAGGCACCACTCAGCCTGCGTCCTGGGGTCTCCGTTCGCGGCCTGGAGAAGTGCTTTCCTGGCAGCCCGCAGCCAGCACTGCGGGGGCTCAGCCTGGACTTCTACCAGGGCCACATCACCGCCTTCCTGGGCCACAACGGGGCCGGCAAGACCACCACACT GTCCATCCTGAGTGGTCTCTTCCCACCGAGTGGTGGCTCTGCCTTCATACTGGGCCACGACGTCCGCTCCAGCATGGCCACCATCCGGCCCCACCTGGGCGTCTGTCCCCAGTACAACGTGCTGTTTGACAT GCTAACTGTGGGCGAGCACGTCTGGTTCTATGGGCGGCTGAAGGGTCTGAGTGCCACTGTGGTGGGTCCCGAGCAGGACCGTCTGCTACAGGACGTGGGGCTGGTCTCCAAGCAGAGTGTGCAGACTCGCCACCTCTCTG GTGGGATGCAACGGAAGCTGTCCGTGGCCATTGCCTTTGTGGGCGGCTCCCAAGTTGTTATCCTGGACGAGCCTACGGCTGGCGTGGATCCTGCTTCCCGCCGCAGTATTTGGGAGCTGCTGCTCAAATACCGAGAAG GTCGCACACTGATCCTCTCCACCCACCACCTGGATGAGGCGGAGCTGCTGGGAGACCGTGTGGCCGTGGTGGCAGGCGGCCGCTTGTGTTGCTGTGGCTCCCCACTCTTCCTGCGCCGTCACCTGGGGTCCGGCTACTACTTGAGGCTGGTGAAGGCCCGCCTGCCCCTGATCACCAATGAGAAG GCTGACACTGACATGGAGGGCAGCGTGGACACTGGGCAGGATAAGAAGAACGGCAGCCAGGGCAGCAGAGTCG GCACTCCTCAGCTGCTGGCCCTGGTGCAGCACTGGGTGCCCGGGGCACGGCTGGTGGAGGAGCTGCCACACGAGCTGGTGCTGGTGCTGCCCTACACGGGTGCCCATGACGGCAGCTTCGCCACACTCTTCCAAGAGCTAGACACGCGGCTGGCGGAGCTGAGGCTCACTGGCTACGGGATCTCCGACACCAGCCTCGAGGAG ATCTTCCTGAAGGTGGTGGAGGAGTGTGCTGCAGACACAAATATGGATG ATGGCTGCTGCGGGCAGCACTTATGCACAGGCATTGCTGGCCTAGACGTGACCCTGCGGCTCAAGATGCCTCCAGAGGAGACAGCGCTGGAGAACAGGGAGCCAG CTGGGTCAGCCCCAGAGACCCAGGCCCTCCAGGGCTCTGGGCCACACGCCGTGGGCCGGGTACAGGGTTGGGCACTGACCCGCCAGCAGCTCCAGGCCCTGCTTCTCAAGCGCTTTCTGCTTGCCCGCCGCAGCCGCCGTGGCCTGTTCGCGCAG ATCGTGCTGCCTGCCCTCTTTGTGGGCCTGGCCCTCGTGTTCAGCCTCATCGTGCCTCCTTTCGGGCACTACCCGGCTCTGCGGCTCAGTCCCACCATGTACGGTGCTCAGGTGTCCTTCTTCAG TGAGGATGCCCCAGGGGACCCTGGACGTACCCGGCTGCTCGAGGCACTGCTGGAGGAGGCAGGACTGGAGGAGCCCACCGTGCAGCATGGCTCCAACAG CGCCCCTGAGTGTGCACAGCCCACTGTCTGCAGGTTCTCGGCACCAGAAGTTCCTGCTGAAGTGGCCAAGGTCTTGGCCAGTAGCAACTGGACCCCAGAGTCTCCGTCCCCAGCCTGCCAGTGTAGCCGGCCCGGTGCCCGGCGCCTGCTCCCCGACTGCCCGGCTGCAGCTGGTGGTCCCCCTCCGCCCCAGGCAGTGACCGGCTCTGGGGAAGTGATTCAGAACCTGACAGGCCGGAACCTGTCTGACTTCCTGGTCAAGACCTACCCGCGCCTGGTGCGCCAGGG CCTGAAGACTAAGAAGTGGGTGAATGAGGTCAG GTATGGAGGCTTCTCGCTGGGGGGCCGAGACCCAGGCCTGCCCTCGGGCCAAGAGTTGGGCCACTCAGTGGAGGAGTTGTGGGCGCTGCTGAGCCCCCTGCCTGGCGGGGCCCTCGACCGTGTCCTGAAAAACCTCACAGCCTGGGCTCACAGCCTGGATGCTCAGGACAGTCTCAAG ATCTGGTTCAACAACAAAGGCTGGCACTCCATGGTGGCCTTTGTCAACCGAGCCAACAACGCAATCCTACGTGCTCACCTGCCCCCAGGCCCGGCCCGTCACACCCACAGCATCACCACACTCAACCACCCCTTGAACCTCACCAAGGAGCAGCTGTCTGAGGCCGCACT TGTAACTACTTGGTGCCAGCGTGCATCGTGGTGCTCATCTTTCTGGCCTTCCAGCAGAGGGCATATGTGGCCCCTGCCAACCTGCCTGCTCTCCTGCTGTTGCTACTACTGTATGG GGCTTCTCAGTCTGAGTAGTTACTCCAGTGACTCCTATTGTCCCTTCAGCTGGTCGATCACACCACTCATGTACCcagcctccttcttcttctccgtGCCCAGCACGGCCTATGTGGTGCTCACCTGCATAAACCTCTTTATTGGCATCAATGGAAGCATGGCCACCTTTGTGCTTGAGCTCTTCTCTGATCAG AAGCTGCAGGAGGTGAGCCGGATCTTGAAACAGGTCTTCCTTATCTTCCCCCACTTCTGCTTGGGCCGGGGGCTCATTGACATGGTGCGGAACCAGGCCATGGCTGATGCCTTTGAGCGCTTGG GAGACAGGCAGTTCCAGTCACCCCTGCGCTGGGAAGTGGTCGGCAAGAACCTCTTGGCCATGGTGATACAGGGgcccctcttccttctcttcacaCTACTGCTGCAGCACCGAAGCCAACTCCTGCCACA GCCCAAGGTGAGGTCCCTGCCACTCCTGGGAGAGGAAGATGAGGATGTAGCCCGTGAACGGGAGCGGGTGGTCCGAGGAGCTACCCAAGGGGACGTGTTGGTGCTGAGGAACTTAACCAAG GTATACCGCGGGCAGAGGATGCCAGCTGTTGACCGCTTGTGCCTGGGGATCCCCCCTGGTGAG TGTTTTGGGCTGCTGGGTGTGAACGGAGCAGGGAAAACGTCCACGTTTCGCATGGTGACGGGGGACACATTGGCCAGCGGGGGCGAGGCTGTGCTGGCAGGCCACAG CGTGGCCCAGGAACCCAGTGCTGCGCACCTCAATATGGGCTACTGCCCTCAATCCGATGCCATCTTTGAGCTGCTGACGGGCCGCGAGCACCTGGAGCTGTTTGCGCGCCTGCGCGGTGTCCCGGAGCCCCAGGTTGCCCAG ACTGCTGGCTCGGGCCTGGCGCGTCTGGGACTCTCATGGTACGCAGACCGGCCTGCAGGCACCTACAGCGGAGGGAACAAACGCAAGCTGGCGACGGCCGTGGCGCTGGTTGGGGACCCGGCCGTGGTTTTTCTG GACGAGCCGACCACAGGCATGGACCCCAGCGCGCGGCGCTTCCTCTGGAACAGCCTTTTGGCCGTGGTGCGGGAAGGCCGTTCAGTGATGCTCACCTCCCACAG CATGGAGGAGTGTGAAGCGCTCTGCTCgcgcctggccatcatggtgaatgGGCGGTTCCGCTGCCTGGGCAGCCCGCAACATCTCAAGGACAG ATTCGCGGCCGGTCACACACTGACCCTGCGGGTGCCCGCCGCAAGGTCCCAGCCGGCAGCGGCCTTCGTGGCGGCGGAGTTCCCTGGGGCGGAGCTGCGCGAGGCACATGGAGGCCGCCTGCGCTTCCAGCTGCCGCCAGGAGGGCGCTGCGCCCTGGCGCGCGTCTTTGGAGAGCTGGCGGTGCACGGCGCAGAGCACGGCGTGGAGGACTTTTCCGTGAGCCAGACGATGCTGGAGGAG GTATTCTTGTACTTCTCCAAGGACCAGGGGAAGGACGAGGACACCCAGGAGCAGAAGGAGGCAGGAGTGGGAGTGGACCCCGCGCCAGGCCTGCAGCACCCCAAACGCATCAGCCAGTTCCTCGATGACCTTAGCACTGCCGAGACTGTGCTCTGA